One Gadus morhua chromosome 23, gadMor3.0, whole genome shotgun sequence DNA segment encodes these proteins:
- the pomp gene encoding proteasome maturation protein: MNTRGLRSQLKDSVPVTGFCPHGSYGVQDTLRSGFSSVKNEILPSHPLELSEKNFQVNQEKMNFATVRNIQGLHAPLKLQMEYRAARQIQRLPFLQSSNLALDTLRNSDESIGFEDILNDPYQSELMGEPHMMTEYQLGLL, translated from the exons ATG AATACTCGAGGACTCCGCTCCCAGCTGAAAGACAGCGTGCCGGTGACCGGCTTCTGCCCCCACGGGTCCTATGGGGTCCAGGACACCCTCCGCAGCGG GTTTAGCAGTGTAAAAAATGAGATCCTCCCCAGCCACCCACTGGAGCTGTCTGAAAAGAAT TTCCAGGTGAACCAGGAGAAGATGAATTTCGCCACAGTCAGAAACATCCAGGGTCTCCACGCGCCACTCAAACTGCAGATGGAGTACAGGGCGGCCAGACAG ATTCAGCGCCTGCCGTTTTTGCAGAGTTCCAATCTGGCCTTGGACACGCTCCGAAACAGTGACGAGAGCATCGGCTTTGAGGACATCCTCAACG ATCCATATCAGAGCGAACTGATGGGCGAGCCTCACATGATGACGGAGTACCAACTTGGACTTTTATAA
- the LOC115537002 gene encoding uncharacterized protein C11orf65 homolog isoform X1, whose translation MCSSTSCSLEAEGVLGEAEPHQRAALIIQRAWRRHVDTRVYAYLKGTISFRYHGDPRGLLKSVNPREAALLDAAAGVYIRFRLGGVRFPPSIYYKIFTHRPIVDMCANSPKDYTLPGHKCPVPRQTHNGLPLIPENRSTWYRRVENNGWRLLSGKLGPLSNPVELDADKKMEFHHCKLQRRRDLEQRRRKRKIEWMRQMYNHGRHLQAPAVDPEEAVLVERALQGMIQDVERCGTANHSSDWEVDELQEWTTVLNFEDYMTEWTSLALSHSSEHFIAPQQRFPHLHRRNIGVNSQAGSSFEDGD comes from the exons ATGTGTAG CAGCACCAGCTGTAGTTTGGAGGCAGAGGGTGTCCTAGGGGAAGCCGAGCCCCATCAGAGAGCAGCCCTGATCATCCAGAGAGCCTGGAGGAGAcatgtg GACACACGGGTCTACGCCTACTTGAAAGGGACGATAAGCTTCCGTTACCATGGAGATCCACGCGGGCTGCTCAAATCCGTCAATCCCCGGGAG GCTGCTCTGCTGGATGCTGCTGCGGGGGTGTACATCCGATTCCGTCTCGGTGGG GTCAGGTTCCCTCCAAGCATCTACTATAAAATCTTCACCCACCGACCCATTGTGGACATGTGCGCCAACAGCCCCAAGGACTACACCCTCCCAGGCCATAAGTGTCCCGTGCCCAGGCAGACACACAATGGCCTGCCCCTGATCCCGGAGAACCGGTCCACATGGTACCGCAGGGTGGAGAACAATGGCTGGCGGCTGCTCTCCGGTAAG CTGGGACCCCTGTCTAACCCCGTGGAGCTCGACGCTGATAAAAAGATGGAGTTCCACCATTGCAAGCTGCAACGGCGGCGGGATTTagagcagaggagaagaaagaggaagataGAATGGATGAGGCAGAT GTACAACCACGGTAGGCACCTGCAGGCACCTGCAGTGGATCCAGAAGAGGCTGTCTTGGTGGAGAGGGCTTTGCAGGGAATGATCCAGGACGTGGAGCGATGCggaacagccaatcacagctcagaCTGGGAGGTGGACGAGCTCCAGGAGTGGACCACCGTGCTCAACTTTGAAGA TTACATGACTGAGTGGACAAGCTTGGCGCTCAGTCATTCCTCGGAACACTTCATAG CACCACAGCAGCGTTTCCCTCATCTCCATCGAAGAAATATAG GTGTAAATAGTCAAGCTGGATCTAGTTTCGAAGATGGAGACTAA
- the LOC115537002 gene encoding uncharacterized protein C11orf65 homolog isoform X2 produces MCSTSCSLEAEGVLGEAEPHQRAALIIQRAWRRHVDTRVYAYLKGTISFRYHGDPRGLLKSVNPREAALLDAAAGVYIRFRLGGVRFPPSIYYKIFTHRPIVDMCANSPKDYTLPGHKCPVPRQTHNGLPLIPENRSTWYRRVENNGWRLLSGKLGPLSNPVELDADKKMEFHHCKLQRRRDLEQRRRKRKIEWMRQMYNHGRHLQAPAVDPEEAVLVERALQGMIQDVERCGTANHSSDWEVDELQEWTTVLNFEDYMTEWTSLALSHSSEHFIAPQQRFPHLHRRNIGVNSQAGSSFEDGD; encoded by the exons ATGTGTAG CACCAGCTGTAGTTTGGAGGCAGAGGGTGTCCTAGGGGAAGCCGAGCCCCATCAGAGAGCAGCCCTGATCATCCAGAGAGCCTGGAGGAGAcatgtg GACACACGGGTCTACGCCTACTTGAAAGGGACGATAAGCTTCCGTTACCATGGAGATCCACGCGGGCTGCTCAAATCCGTCAATCCCCGGGAG GCTGCTCTGCTGGATGCTGCTGCGGGGGTGTACATCCGATTCCGTCTCGGTGGG GTCAGGTTCCCTCCAAGCATCTACTATAAAATCTTCACCCACCGACCCATTGTGGACATGTGCGCCAACAGCCCCAAGGACTACACCCTCCCAGGCCATAAGTGTCCCGTGCCCAGGCAGACACACAATGGCCTGCCCCTGATCCCGGAGAACCGGTCCACATGGTACCGCAGGGTGGAGAACAATGGCTGGCGGCTGCTCTCCGGTAAG CTGGGACCCCTGTCTAACCCCGTGGAGCTCGACGCTGATAAAAAGATGGAGTTCCACCATTGCAAGCTGCAACGGCGGCGGGATTTagagcagaggagaagaaagaggaagataGAATGGATGAGGCAGAT GTACAACCACGGTAGGCACCTGCAGGCACCTGCAGTGGATCCAGAAGAGGCTGTCTTGGTGGAGAGGGCTTTGCAGGGAATGATCCAGGACGTGGAGCGATGCggaacagccaatcacagctcagaCTGGGAGGTGGACGAGCTCCAGGAGTGGACCACCGTGCTCAACTTTGAAGA TTACATGACTGAGTGGACAAGCTTGGCGCTCAGTCATTCCTCGGAACACTTCATAG CACCACAGCAGCGTTTCCCTCATCTCCATCGAAGAAATATAG GTGTAAATAGTCAAGCTGGATCTAGTTTCGAAGATGGAGACTAA
- the LOC115537002 gene encoding uncharacterized protein C11orf65 homolog isoform X3, whose protein sequence is MCSSTSCSLEAEGVLGEAEPHQRAALIIQRAWRRHVDTRVYAYLKGTISFRYHGDPRGLLKSVNPREAALLDAAAGVYIRFRLGGVRFPPSIYYKIFTHRPIVDMCANSPKDYTLPGHKCPVPRQTHNGLPLIPENRSTWYRRVENNGWRLLSGKLGPLSNPVELDADKKMEFHHCKLQRRRDLEQRRRKRKIEWMRQMYNHGRHLQAPAVDPEEAVLVERALQGMIQDVERCGTANHSSDWEVDELQEWTTVLNFEDYMTEWTSLALSHSSEHFIAPQQRFPHLHRRNIETPTKMES, encoded by the exons ATGTGTAG CAGCACCAGCTGTAGTTTGGAGGCAGAGGGTGTCCTAGGGGAAGCCGAGCCCCATCAGAGAGCAGCCCTGATCATCCAGAGAGCCTGGAGGAGAcatgtg GACACACGGGTCTACGCCTACTTGAAAGGGACGATAAGCTTCCGTTACCATGGAGATCCACGCGGGCTGCTCAAATCCGTCAATCCCCGGGAG GCTGCTCTGCTGGATGCTGCTGCGGGGGTGTACATCCGATTCCGTCTCGGTGGG GTCAGGTTCCCTCCAAGCATCTACTATAAAATCTTCACCCACCGACCCATTGTGGACATGTGCGCCAACAGCCCCAAGGACTACACCCTCCCAGGCCATAAGTGTCCCGTGCCCAGGCAGACACACAATGGCCTGCCCCTGATCCCGGAGAACCGGTCCACATGGTACCGCAGGGTGGAGAACAATGGCTGGCGGCTGCTCTCCGGTAAG CTGGGACCCCTGTCTAACCCCGTGGAGCTCGACGCTGATAAAAAGATGGAGTTCCACCATTGCAAGCTGCAACGGCGGCGGGATTTagagcagaggagaagaaagaggaagataGAATGGATGAGGCAGAT GTACAACCACGGTAGGCACCTGCAGGCACCTGCAGTGGATCCAGAAGAGGCTGTCTTGGTGGAGAGGGCTTTGCAGGGAATGATCCAGGACGTGGAGCGATGCggaacagccaatcacagctcagaCTGGGAGGTGGACGAGCTCCAGGAGTGGACCACCGTGCTCAACTTTGAAGA TTACATGACTGAGTGGACAAGCTTGGCGCTCAGTCATTCCTCGGAACACTTCATAG CACCACAGCAGCGTTTCCCTCATCTCCATCGAAGAAATATAG AGACCCCCAcaaagatggaatcataa